The Microbacterium limosum genome contains a region encoding:
- a CDS encoding MaoC family dehydratase, giving the protein MTTTVAFADLQTLVGTDLGYTDWFEITQDRINTFADATDDHQWIHVDPERAKEGPFGAPIAHGFLTLSLFIPLWVELLDVEGATTKVNYGLDKVRFVSPVPAGSRIRLTATVVEVTEAGGGIQMVVDATIEIEGGSKPAVVARSLQRFYA; this is encoded by the coding sequence CCGACCTCGGCTACACCGACTGGTTCGAGATCACGCAGGACCGCATCAACACGTTCGCCGACGCCACCGACGACCACCAGTGGATCCACGTCGACCCCGAGCGCGCGAAGGAGGGGCCCTTCGGAGCGCCGATCGCCCACGGCTTCCTGACGCTGTCGCTGTTCATCCCGCTGTGGGTGGAACTGCTCGACGTGGAGGGCGCGACGACCAAGGTCAACTACGGACTCGACAAGGTGCGCTTCGTCTCCCCCGTCCCCGCCGGCTCCCGCATCCGCCTGACCGCCACCGTCGTGGAGGTCACCGAGGCCGGCGGCGGCATCCAGATGGTCGTCGACGCGACGATCGAGATCGAGGGCGGGAGCAAGCCCGCCGTCGTGGCGCGGAGTCTGCAGCGCTTCTACGCCTGA
- a CDS encoding sugar ABC transporter ATP-binding protein, with the protein MSGPSTSAATDAAALEPTPALEARDIVKRFDGVHALSRARLSVRAGEIHALLGENGAGKSTLIKVVTGLYDPDEGALLRDGEQVEFANVREANRAGIVALYQELSIIPSLSVAENILLGDQTPRSGGIVRWRALRQRAKAQLERIRQRIPLGKLAGELSPVQQTMVAFARALATDAKVLILDEPTASLTDVEIVELFSVLRRLRDEGVAIVYVSHRLEEVFELCDRLTIMRNGETIVTKQVADSHIDEVISTMVGRASGELYPDRTTATTDVALVVEGLQGRKVTDVSFVAHRGEVLGIGGLAGAGRSELLRILSGAQKHKAGTIVVDGVTLPHSPGVGRALQAGVALVPEERRTQGVVLGMTIRDNIALANIPSVSAAGVVSGAKISDIVRKGMSDLQIKARSAGQYVGELSGGNQQKVVLAKMLARNPRVLLLDEPTRGIDVGTKAEIYRLIRQLVAQGTTVIAVSSELPELMGMSDRILIMHEGRISGEVRAEDADEELLLSYCYGKADR; encoded by the coding sequence GTGAGCGGCCCGTCGACGTCCGCCGCGACGGATGCCGCAGCCCTCGAGCCGACCCCGGCGCTGGAGGCGCGCGACATCGTCAAGCGCTTCGACGGCGTCCACGCCCTCAGCAGGGCGCGTCTGTCGGTGCGGGCGGGCGAGATCCACGCGCTGCTCGGGGAGAACGGTGCCGGCAAGTCCACCCTCATCAAGGTCGTCACGGGTCTGTACGACCCCGACGAGGGCGCCCTTCTCCGGGATGGCGAGCAGGTGGAGTTCGCCAACGTCCGGGAGGCCAATCGCGCCGGAATCGTCGCGCTCTACCAGGAGCTGTCGATCATCCCCTCGCTGAGCGTCGCGGAGAACATCCTCCTCGGCGACCAGACGCCCCGGAGCGGGGGCATCGTGCGGTGGCGAGCGCTGCGGCAGCGCGCGAAGGCCCAGCTCGAGCGGATCCGCCAGCGGATCCCCCTCGGCAAGCTCGCCGGCGAGCTCTCGCCCGTGCAGCAGACGATGGTGGCCTTCGCCCGGGCACTCGCGACCGACGCGAAGGTGCTGATCCTCGATGAGCCGACCGCGTCGCTGACCGACGTCGAGATCGTCGAGCTCTTCTCCGTCCTTCGTCGCCTGCGCGACGAGGGCGTCGCGATCGTCTATGTCTCGCACCGCCTCGAGGAGGTCTTCGAGCTGTGCGATCGCCTGACGATCATGCGCAACGGCGAGACCATCGTCACCAAGCAGGTCGCGGACTCCCACATCGACGAGGTCATCTCCACGATGGTGGGTCGTGCGAGCGGCGAGCTCTACCCCGACCGCACGACGGCGACGACCGACGTCGCGCTCGTCGTCGAGGGCCTGCAGGGCCGGAAGGTGACGGATGTCTCGTTCGTCGCCCACCGCGGAGAGGTGCTCGGCATCGGAGGGCTCGCGGGGGCGGGCCGCAGCGAGCTTCTGCGCATCCTCTCGGGCGCGCAGAAGCACAAGGCCGGCACGATCGTGGTCGACGGGGTGACGCTGCCGCACTCTCCCGGCGTCGGCAGGGCGCTCCAGGCCGGCGTCGCGCTCGTGCCCGAGGAGCGGCGCACGCAGGGCGTCGTGCTCGGCATGACGATCCGCGACAACATCGCGCTGGCCAACATCCCCTCCGTCAGCGCTGCGGGCGTCGTCTCGGGCGCCAAGATCTCCGACATCGTCCGCAAGGGCATGTCCGATCTTCAGATCAAGGCGCGCAGCGCGGGACAGTACGTCGGCGAGCTCTCGGGCGGCAACCAGCAGAAGGTGGTGCTCGCCAAGATGCTCGCCCGCAACCCGCGCGTGCTGCTGCTCGACGAGCCCACCCGCGGGATCGATGTCGGCACGAAGGCCGAGATCTACCGCCTCATCAGGCAGCTCGTCGCTCAGGGGACGACGGTGATCGCCGTCAGCTCCGAGCTGCCCGAGCTCATGGGAATGAGCGACCGGATCCTCATCATGCACGAGGGTCGCATATCCGGAGAGGTCCGCGCGGAAGACGCGGACGAAGAGCTGTTGCTGTCCTACTGCTATGGAAAGGCCGACCGATGA
- a CDS encoding SDR family NAD(P)-dependent oxidoreductase, whose product MRLQDKVALITGGASGIGLATVEKFVAEGAKVVVADVNAERAATVADRLNADTPDSATSFGVDVSVFAEVEAAVQHAVDVFGRLDVIFNNAGIAGGKPLLEHDPAVDYEPMIRIDQDGVYYGILAAGRQFRAQGGGGVIISTSSIYGEQAAELSFTYSAAKAAVISFTRSAAYELAQYGTRAVAITPGRVGTAIINQFSDELKATFASEQLRGTMTEPEEIANVVAFLASDEANVINGTVVHVDDGYSVFKQRLDLPTF is encoded by the coding sequence ATGCGTTTGCAGGACAAGGTCGCCCTCATCACGGGCGGCGCAAGCGGAATCGGTCTCGCGACCGTCGAGAAGTTCGTCGCGGAGGGGGCGAAGGTGGTCGTCGCCGACGTCAACGCGGAGCGCGCGGCGACCGTCGCCGATCGGCTGAACGCGGACACGCCGGACAGCGCGACGTCGTTCGGAGTGGACGTGTCGGTCTTCGCCGAGGTCGAAGCCGCCGTCCAGCACGCCGTCGACGTGTTCGGCCGGCTCGACGTCATCTTCAACAACGCGGGCATCGCGGGCGGCAAGCCGCTTCTCGAGCACGACCCCGCCGTCGACTACGAGCCGATGATCCGGATCGATCAGGACGGCGTGTACTACGGCATCCTCGCCGCGGGACGGCAGTTCCGTGCACAGGGCGGCGGTGGTGTGATCATCAGCACCTCCTCCATCTACGGCGAGCAGGCCGCGGAGCTGTCGTTCACGTACAGCGCGGCGAAGGCGGCCGTGATCTCGTTCACCCGGTCGGCGGCGTACGAGCTCGCGCAGTACGGCACGCGCGCCGTGGCGATCACTCCGGGCCGCGTCGGCACCGCCATCATCAACCAGTTCTCGGACGAGCTGAAGGCCACCTTCGCTTCCGAGCAGCTGCGCGGCACGATGACGGAGCCCGAGGAGATCGCCAACGTCGTGGCCTTCCTCGCCTCGGACGAGGCGAACGTCATCAACGGCACCGTCGTGCACGTGGACGACGGCTACTCGGTCTTCAAGCAGCGGCTCGACCTGCCGACGTTCTGA
- a CDS encoding benzaldehyde dehydrogenase: protein MSTVTEPTTALIDPEVFAGRVHIDGEWVPGGGGEIASVEPATGETLAMVGMASPEDVARAAEGAARAQREWAAMPHPARAAVLRKAAQLWEAHAEEIMGWNVREVGAIPPLAGFALHVTAAECYEASALPSAPLGSILSSEEPRLSLAQQIPVGVVGVISPFNVPLILGIRAVAPALALGNAVLLKPDPRTVITGGVSMVRIFEEAGLPAGVLQLVPGGADVGEAMVADPRVRVVAFTGSTRAGRAVGELAGRHLTRAHLELGGNSAFIVRHDADVDKAVNLATWGAFLHQGQICMTVGRHIVHESIFDQYVEKLAAKADSMHVGDPAAGQVHLGPLIDEVQRDRVHTLVQDAVAQGATLAAGGTYENLFYRPTVLANPPKDAAAYCDEVFGPVASVVSFATDDEAVALAADTDYGLSLGIVTADALAGYELATRIPSGIVHVNDQTVNDEANAPFGGVGASGTGSRHGGAQANIDAFTETRWITMRREPGQYPL, encoded by the coding sequence ATGTCGACCGTCACAGAACCGACCACCGCACTGATCGACCCGGAGGTTTTCGCGGGTCGCGTCCACATCGACGGCGAATGGGTGCCCGGCGGAGGGGGCGAGATCGCCTCCGTCGAGCCCGCCACCGGTGAGACCCTCGCCATGGTCGGCATGGCGAGCCCCGAGGACGTCGCCCGCGCCGCCGAGGGCGCGGCTCGCGCGCAACGGGAATGGGCCGCGATGCCCCACCCCGCCCGGGCGGCCGTGCTCCGCAAGGCCGCCCAGCTGTGGGAGGCTCACGCCGAGGAGATCATGGGGTGGAACGTGCGCGAGGTCGGGGCGATCCCGCCGCTGGCCGGGTTCGCCCTGCACGTCACTGCCGCAGAGTGCTACGAGGCCTCGGCATTGCCGTCTGCGCCGCTGGGGTCGATCCTCTCGAGCGAGGAGCCCCGCCTCTCGCTCGCGCAGCAGATCCCCGTCGGCGTCGTCGGGGTCATCTCGCCGTTCAACGTGCCGCTCATCCTCGGCATCCGCGCCGTCGCACCCGCCCTCGCGCTCGGCAACGCCGTGCTGCTCAAGCCCGACCCGCGCACGGTCATCACCGGCGGCGTCAGCATGGTGCGCATCTTCGAGGAGGCGGGGCTGCCGGCAGGCGTTCTGCAGCTGGTTCCCGGGGGCGCCGACGTCGGCGAGGCGATGGTCGCCGACCCCCGCGTGCGGGTGGTCGCGTTCACCGGCTCCACGCGGGCCGGACGCGCCGTGGGTGAACTCGCCGGCCGTCACCTCACCCGTGCGCACCTCGAACTCGGCGGCAACTCGGCGTTCATCGTGCGACACGATGCGGACGTCGACAAGGCGGTCAACCTCGCCACGTGGGGCGCGTTCCTCCACCAGGGTCAGATCTGCATGACCGTGGGCCGGCACATCGTCCACGAGTCGATCTTCGACCAGTACGTGGAGAAGCTCGCGGCGAAGGCCGACTCGATGCACGTCGGCGACCCCGCCGCGGGCCAGGTGCACCTCGGTCCGCTCATCGACGAGGTGCAGCGCGATCGCGTCCACACCCTCGTGCAGGACGCCGTCGCCCAGGGTGCGACGCTGGCCGCGGGTGGAACCTACGAGAACCTCTTCTACCGTCCGACGGTACTCGCGAACCCGCCGAAGGATGCCGCGGCGTACTGCGACGAGGTGTTCGGTCCCGTGGCATCCGTCGTGTCGTTCGCGACGGACGACGAGGCCGTCGCCCTCGCCGCCGACACGGACTACGGGCTCTCGCTCGGCATCGTCACGGCGGACGCGCTGGCGGGCTACGAGCTCGCCACGCGCATCCCCTCGGGAATCGTGCATGTCAACGACCAGACCGTCAACGACGAGGCGAACGCCCCGTTCGGCGGGGTCGGCGCGTCGGGAACCGGCTCGCGTCACGGGGGCGCGCAGGCGAACATCGACGCCTTCACCGAGACCCGCTGGATCACGATGCGGCGCGAGCCCGGCCAGTACCCGCTGTAA
- a CDS encoding ABC transporter permease, with amino-acid sequence MTTTRNPGLEDAAELRSGPKSSVGQRLLSGGTVLALVLLIIFFFAMRPDVFLTFTNVRNILYQVAILAIIAGAQTIVMVVGDFDLSVAATSALAGAVAASLMLAGMPVALAILIAIIVGTLIGLANGLLVAYLNLSAFVATLATLTSVTGLAFLVTNGTTLFNLPAEFNVLGQGRFLEVPLPVFIAVAISVILWFVLRYTTVGRRWYATGGNAEVSRLSGVNVRMSRLTAFTVAGAVAAIGGILLAARLGSASAVQGEDNLLFSVAAVFLGMTVVRSGAANIVGTMVGVAIIGVMSNGLNILGVNAYVQQVVTGLIIIAAVTLSSFKNRER; translated from the coding sequence ATGACCACCACACGTAACCCCGGGCTGGAGGATGCCGCAGAGCTGCGGTCGGGGCCGAAGAGCTCCGTCGGGCAGCGCCTGCTCTCGGGCGGCACGGTGCTCGCGCTGGTGCTGCTCATCATCTTCTTCTTCGCCATGCGCCCGGACGTGTTCCTCACGTTCACCAACGTGCGCAACATCCTCTACCAGGTGGCGATCCTCGCCATCATCGCGGGGGCGCAGACGATCGTCATGGTGGTCGGCGACTTCGACCTGTCGGTGGCGGCGACGTCCGCGCTCGCCGGCGCGGTGGCCGCATCGCTGATGCTCGCCGGGATGCCGGTGGCCCTCGCCATCCTCATCGCCATCATCGTCGGCACCCTGATCGGGCTCGCGAACGGCCTGCTCGTGGCCTATCTCAATCTGTCCGCGTTCGTCGCGACGCTTGCGACGCTGACATCCGTCACGGGCCTGGCGTTCCTCGTCACCAACGGCACGACGCTGTTCAACCTGCCGGCGGAGTTCAACGTGCTCGGACAGGGGAGATTCCTCGAGGTGCCGCTGCCCGTGTTCATCGCCGTGGCCATCTCGGTGATCCTCTGGTTCGTGCTGCGGTACACCACGGTGGGCCGCCGCTGGTACGCCACGGGCGGCAACGCCGAGGTGTCGCGACTGTCGGGCGTGAACGTGAGGATGTCGCGGCTGACCGCCTTCACGGTCGCCGGTGCCGTCGCGGCCATCGGCGGCATCCTGCTCGCCGCGCGCCTGGGAAGCGCGAGCGCGGTCCAGGGCGAGGACAACCTGCTCTTCTCCGTCGCGGCCGTCTTCCTCGGCATGACGGTGGTCCGCTCCGGCGCGGCCAACATCGTCGGCACGATGGTGGGCGTCGCGATCATCGGGGTGATGAGCAACGGGCTCAACATCCTCGGCGTCAACGCCTACGTCCAGCAGGTGGTCACGGGCCTCATCATCATCGCGGCCGTCACCCTCTCGTCGTTCAAGAACCGGGAGAGGTAG
- a CDS encoding transketolase family protein has product MPVTFTFGDFLGARSVIGATLAELGQEHDNLWVLTPDIGATLVEFRDTYPERFLDVGLSEQACVGIAAGLAYDGNIPVVSGMLPFLSMRALEQVRTDVCYPNLPVKIIGTHGGLVGNGGSTHYAVEDLALMCALTNMTVTSIGDPLMVGEIIRQSMAMSGPIYIRLAVGKKDKVLYEPGQHEVRIGKGIVAREGTDATIFTHGTVVAQALDAAEELAKDGRSIRVVDMFTLKPIDEELIVRSAAETGGRFVVLEDHLAYGGLASRIADVVADRGIRLEAFERLGIPQVYAGFGEDEQLRDKHGYGLADTVAALRRVIAA; this is encoded by the coding sequence ATGCCCGTTACCTTCACCTTCGGTGACTTCCTCGGCGCGCGGTCCGTCATCGGCGCGACCTTGGCCGAGCTCGGTCAGGAACACGACAACCTGTGGGTTCTGACGCCCGACATCGGCGCCACCCTGGTCGAGTTCCGCGACACGTACCCCGAGCGCTTCCTCGACGTCGGCCTCTCCGAGCAGGCGTGCGTCGGCATCGCGGCCGGCCTCGCGTACGACGGCAACATCCCCGTCGTCTCCGGGATGCTCCCCTTCCTCTCCATGAGGGCCCTCGAGCAGGTGCGCACCGATGTCTGCTACCCGAACCTGCCCGTCAAGATCATCGGCACCCACGGCGGGCTGGTGGGCAACGGCGGCTCCACGCACTACGCGGTCGAGGATCTCGCCCTCATGTGCGCGCTCACGAACATGACGGTCACCTCGATCGGCGATCCGCTCATGGTCGGGGAGATCATCCGGCAGTCGATGGCGATGAGCGGGCCGATCTACATCCGCCTCGCCGTCGGCAAGAAGGACAAGGTGCTCTACGAGCCGGGTCAGCACGAGGTGCGGATCGGCAAGGGCATCGTCGCCCGCGAGGGCACCGACGCGACCATCTTCACGCACGGCACGGTCGTGGCGCAGGCGCTCGACGCCGCCGAGGAGCTCGCGAAGGACGGCCGATCGATCCGCGTCGTGGACATGTTCACCCTGAAGCCCATCGACGAGGAGCTGATCGTCCGATCGGCGGCGGAGACCGGAGGACGCTTCGTCGTGCTCGAGGATCACCTGGCCTACGGAGGCCTCGCATCGCGCATCGCGGACGTGGTCGCCGACCGCGGCATCCGTCTCGAGGCGTTCGAACGGCTCGGCATCCCGCAGGTGTACGCGGGCTTCGGCGAGGATGAGCAGCTGCGCGACAAGCACGGCTACGGACTGGCCGACACCGTCGCCGCGCTGCGGCGGGTCATCGCCGCCTAA
- a CDS encoding sugar ABC transporter substrate-binding protein — protein MRTSFKALVAAAAVATLALTGCSTGSADGGGGGEDGDPFKVIAFTSGNQTPVGAWWVKAVEEQAEELGWDLTMIQGDFDFQKMNPAVESAIGQGADAIFDGYTDVASIGSIVTAAKDAGIPIFAIDSGTEANDAFAINITANQEMIVDQTVGALDEALGGLDGKNIMVIGHDPHPGIRMRAGLAEEALKEAGATIAGGSIQKVASPATGRTEALALVQDYLAANPGGLDGVWVGWDDAALGAAQAITEAGADAKVTGVDAVSEAIAGVKAGGAMLATVEQPWPMILDTVMDHIVAYQESGTLPDTTFEMADTTLVTIDNADAITPSDQLG, from the coding sequence GTGCGTACATCATTCAAGGCGCTGGTGGCCGCGGCCGCCGTCGCGACGCTCGCTCTGACCGGATGCTCGACCGGCTCCGCCGATGGCGGGGGCGGAGGCGAGGACGGCGACCCGTTCAAGGTCATCGCCTTCACCTCGGGAAACCAGACCCCCGTCGGCGCATGGTGGGTCAAGGCGGTGGAGGAGCAGGCCGAGGAGCTCGGCTGGGACCTCACGATGATCCAGGGTGACTTCGACTTCCAGAAGATGAACCCCGCGGTGGAGAGCGCGATCGGACAGGGCGCGGATGCGATCTTCGACGGCTACACCGACGTCGCCTCGATCGGATCCATCGTCACGGCGGCCAAGGACGCCGGCATTCCGATCTTCGCGATCGACTCGGGCACCGAGGCCAACGATGCGTTCGCGATCAACATCACCGCCAATCAGGAGATGATCGTCGACCAGACCGTGGGTGCGCTCGACGAGGCGCTCGGCGGCCTCGATGGCAAGAACATCATGGTGATCGGGCACGACCCCCACCCCGGCATCCGCATGCGCGCGGGGCTCGCCGAGGAGGCTCTGAAGGAGGCCGGCGCGACGATCGCGGGCGGCTCGATCCAGAAGGTCGCCTCTCCGGCGACGGGTCGCACGGAGGCGCTCGCGCTCGTGCAGGACTACCTCGCGGCGAACCCCGGCGGCCTCGACGGAGTCTGGGTCGGCTGGGATGACGCCGCCCTCGGCGCCGCGCAGGCTATCACCGAGGCGGGAGCCGATGCGAAGGTCACCGGCGTCGACGCGGTGAGCGAGGCGATCGCGGGTGTGAAGGCCGGGGGCGCGATGCTCGCCACCGTCGAGCAGCCGTGGCCGATGATCCTCGACACGGTCATGGACCACATCGTGGCCTACCAGGAGAGCGGCACGCTGCCCGACACCACCTTCGAGATGGCCGACACGACGCTCGTGACGATCGACAACGCCGACGCGATCACCCCGTCCGACCAGCTGGGCTGA
- a CDS encoding sugar phosphate isomerase/epimerase family protein yields MTTDHDAGALDVACHLNVLLADAFSDLVPAALSAVVAAGYRRVVLPPLDPDATDTAHLRDVLAAHDVSPITIAGQAPGADVSSADPQERAAGAAMLRAALDLTVALRGDQMNGVPYGLFGRPAGVTDPAAIERAAVEVGRVADEAADRGVMMTFEVLNRYETSVVNTAAQAMEFVALSGSENLRIHLDTFHMAVEEADLAGAITMAAPKLGHLELGQSGRGMLSTGAVDLEALVRHAFDIGWSGRFGVEAFSRSVLSPFASDMLAIWRSPYLDGVGLAQDAMRVIRRGFASSVEGRRAARLSRVGG; encoded by the coding sequence ATGACGACCGACCATGACGCCGGGGCGCTGGATGTGGCATGCCACCTCAACGTGCTCCTGGCCGATGCCTTCTCGGATCTCGTCCCCGCGGCGCTGAGCGCCGTGGTGGCCGCGGGCTACCGCCGCGTCGTGCTCCCTCCGCTGGATCCGGACGCGACGGACACTGCCCACCTGCGCGACGTGCTCGCGGCGCACGACGTGTCGCCGATCACGATCGCCGGGCAGGCTCCGGGGGCCGATGTGTCCTCCGCAGATCCGCAGGAGCGCGCCGCGGGGGCGGCGATGCTGCGGGCGGCCCTGGACCTGACGGTCGCCCTGCGCGGCGACCAGATGAACGGCGTCCCGTACGGGCTCTTCGGGCGCCCCGCGGGCGTGACCGACCCGGCGGCGATCGAGCGGGCTGCCGTCGAGGTGGGCCGGGTGGCCGACGAGGCGGCCGACCGGGGCGTCATGATGACGTTCGAGGTGCTCAACCGCTACGAGACCTCGGTCGTCAACACGGCGGCGCAGGCGATGGAGTTCGTCGCTCTCTCGGGCTCCGAAAACCTGCGCATCCACCTCGACACCTTCCACATGGCGGTGGAGGAGGCGGACCTGGCCGGCGCGATCACGATGGCGGCGCCCAAGCTAGGCCACCTCGAACTCGGCCAGTCGGGGCGCGGCATGCTCTCGACGGGCGCCGTGGATCTCGAGGCCCTCGTCCGCCACGCGTTCGACATCGGATGGAGCGGCCGGTTCGGCGTCGAGGCGTTCTCACGGTCGGTGCTCTCGCCGTTCGCGAGCGACATGCTCGCGATCTGGCGCTCGCCGTACCTCGACGGCGTCGGGCTGGCGCAGGACGCGATGCGCGTCATCCGCCGCGGGTTCGCCTCGAGCGTCGAGGGTCGGCGGGCCGCCCGTCTGTCCCGCGTCGGGGGGTAG
- a CDS encoding zinc-dependent alcohol dehydrogenase: MRTVAVTKIGSLRDPDEGARGRIGVVDFPDQPLGPEDVRIRVAYAAICGSDPHLAEGFFGTDVPIGLGHELSGVVEALGERAVRNGLRVGDRVAGNFLRFCGTCRPCQDGRQQFCENIQEYNRPGMAETVTWHESQVYRLPDEVSLLKGCLLEPTSVAVRIADKTRIRVGDRVAVCGGGPIGQLALQVMRMYGATSLTMIEPIAERREMALRHGAQHVIDPVSENQFARADEITDGRGYDVVIDASGSVRAVRGLLDIAAKGGTVVYGAMYPHDFEMPLGLSDYLYLKELTLTGVFVSPYAFPRALQILPHLEVDELTAAVFDLDDAVAAFEAHMSGRHPKVIIRCNDVESAAGEGTP; the protein is encoded by the coding sequence ATGAGAACAGTAGCCGTCACCAAGATCGGCAGTCTCCGGGACCCCGACGAGGGTGCCCGCGGACGCATCGGGGTCGTGGACTTCCCCGATCAGCCGCTCGGTCCCGAGGACGTGCGCATCCGCGTCGCCTACGCGGCGATCTGCGGATCGGACCCGCATCTGGCCGAGGGATTCTTCGGCACCGACGTGCCGATCGGGCTCGGCCACGAGCTGTCGGGCGTCGTCGAGGCGCTCGGTGAGCGCGCGGTCCGCAACGGACTGCGCGTGGGGGATCGCGTCGCGGGGAACTTCCTGCGCTTCTGCGGCACCTGCCGTCCCTGTCAGGACGGGCGCCAGCAGTTCTGCGAGAACATCCAGGAGTACAACCGTCCCGGGATGGCCGAGACGGTCACGTGGCACGAGTCGCAGGTGTATCGCCTGCCCGATGAGGTGTCGCTGCTGAAGGGCTGCCTCCTGGAACCGACGTCGGTCGCGGTCCGCATCGCCGACAAGACCCGCATCCGGGTCGGCGACCGCGTCGCCGTGTGCGGGGGCGGCCCGATCGGACAGCTCGCCTTGCAGGTCATGCGGATGTACGGGGCGACGAGCCTGACGATGATCGAGCCGATCGCCGAGCGCCGGGAGATGGCGCTCAGGCACGGCGCGCAGCACGTGATCGACCCCGTGTCGGAGAACCAGTTCGCGCGGGCCGACGAGATCACCGACGGGCGCGGATACGACGTCGTGATCGACGCATCGGGATCCGTGCGGGCCGTCAGGGGCCTGCTCGACATCGCGGCCAAGGGCGGCACAGTCGTCTACGGCGCGATGTACCCGCACGACTTCGAGATGCCGCTGGGGCTCTCCGACTACCTCTACCTGAAGGAGCTGACGCTGACCGGGGTGTTCGTGTCGCCCTACGCCTTCCCTCGGGCGCTCCAGATCCTCCCGCACCTCGAGGTCGACGAGCTGACGGCGGCGGTGTTCGACCTCGACGACGCCGTCGCGGCGTTCGAGGCGCACATGAGCGGGCGACACCCCAAGGTGATCATCCGCTGCAACGACGTCGAGTCCGCGGCGGGGGAGGGAACGCCGTGA
- a CDS encoding long-chain fatty acid--CoA ligase yields MNELGVGGWLARRRLRSPDKPALIFDGGRWTYREMADRVDRVAGLLAARGIGRGDRVAYLGENSPEFLAVLFGIVQRGAVFVPVNTRLAPPEIAHVLRDSAARLLVHDPEFDGVLASVLSEDDMPEVIRTGEEPTALSALVSGAAPLPAAERMLPEDPAAIIYTSGTTGRPKGAMLTHQNLTFVSLNCIVDYDVVSSDIALLISPLFHVASLGMGALPVLLKGGTIVLEKGFDPARALALIEKHRVTMLSGVPTTYQMLADHPAWAETDLSSLQKLTCGGSAVPTRILNAYEERGLSFSQGYGMTETSPGGTSLPPEMSRAKQGSVGLPQFFLDVRVADESGQELPPGELGEVQLRGPNVFAGYLNLPDATTAAFTDDGWFRSGDLGYVDKDGYLFIADRLKDMIISGGENIYPAEVENLPGVTGVAVIGVPDDRWGEVPWAILTLSAGTTTDTEAVRAHLDGRLARYKLPKNVVVVDELPRTASGKVRKADLRARFAG; encoded by the coding sequence ATGAACGAACTCGGCGTTGGCGGGTGGCTCGCACGGCGACGGCTGAGGTCGCCGGACAAGCCCGCCCTGATCTTCGACGGCGGTCGGTGGACCTACCGGGAGATGGCCGACCGGGTCGACCGGGTCGCGGGGCTGCTCGCCGCGCGGGGCATCGGGCGGGGCGACCGGGTCGCGTACCTCGGGGAGAACAGCCCCGAGTTCCTCGCCGTGCTGTTCGGGATCGTGCAGCGCGGTGCCGTCTTCGTGCCGGTCAACACCCGGCTCGCGCCCCCCGAGATCGCCCACGTGCTCCGCGACAGCGCGGCGCGCCTGCTCGTCCACGACCCGGAGTTCGATGGGGTGCTCGCATCGGTGCTGAGCGAGGACGACATGCCGGAGGTCATCCGGACGGGCGAGGAGCCGACCGCGCTGTCGGCGCTCGTGTCCGGCGCCGCCCCGCTGCCGGCCGCCGAGCGGATGCTCCCCGAGGATCCGGCGGCGATCATCTACACGTCGGGCACGACGGGCCGGCCCAAGGGCGCGATGCTCACGCACCAGAACCTCACGTTCGTGTCGCTGAACTGCATCGTCGACTACGACGTCGTCTCCTCCGACATCGCCCTGCTCATCTCCCCCCTGTTCCATGTCGCGTCCCTCGGCATGGGGGCCCTGCCGGTGCTGCTGAAGGGCGGCACGATCGTCCTCGAGAAGGGCTTCGACCCGGCGCGCGCGCTCGCGCTCATCGAGAAGCACCGGGTCACGATGCTCAGCGGCGTGCCGACGACGTATCAGATGCTGGCCGATCACCCCGCCTGGGCGGAGACCGACCTCTCCTCGTTGCAGAAGCTCACGTGCGGAGGCTCCGCGGTTCCGACCCGGATCCTCAACGCGTACGAGGAGCGGGGGCTCTCCTTCTCCCAGGGCTACGGGATGACGGAGACCTCTCCCGGCGGGACGAGCCTGCCGCCCGAGATGTCCCGCGCGAAACAGGGCAGCGTGGGGCTGCCGCAGTTCTTCCTCGACGTGCGGGTCGCCGACGAGTCCGGGCAGGAGCTGCCGCCCGGGGAGCTCGGCGAGGTCCAGCTTCGCGGGCCCAACGTCTTCGCCGGCTACCTGAACCTGCCGGACGCGACCACCGCCGCCTTCACCGACGACGGGTGGTTCAGGTCGGGAGACCTGGGCTACGTCGACAAGGACGGCTACCTCTTCATCGCCGACCGCCTCAAGGACATGATCATCTCCGGCGGCGAGAACATCTATCCCGCCGAGGTGGAGAACCTGCCGGGGGTCACGGGCGTCGCCGTCATCGGCGTCCCCGACGACAGATGGGGCGAGGTGCCCTGGGCCATCCTGACGCTCTCGGCGGGAACGACCACCGACACCGAGGCGGTCCGCGCGCACCTAGACGGCCGGCTCGCCCGCTACAAGCTGCCGAAGAACGTCGTCGTCGTCGACGAGCTCCCCCGCACTGCGTCCGGAAAGGTCCGCAAAGCCGATCTGCGTGCGCGCTTCGCCGGCTGA